The region CACCGTTGCGCTGCGGCGTGACGTCGCCGCCGCCGATGAGATGGCTCTCGACGCCCGGTCCACCAGGACGGCCCGAGTCCGGAAGGAGGCGTGATGCCGACCTGCGTCGAGGGGCACACGTCGAAAGCCGCCGACTACTGCGATGTCTGCGGAGCCCCGATTGGAAGCGCTGCGGCGCAACCGGATTCGGCCCCGGCGGCCGAGGCCAAGGCCTGCCCGTCGTGCGGGATGCCGGTGACAGGCCGGTTCTGTGAGGCGTGCGGGCACGATTCGGCGTTGCCGGAACCGTCGGCCCCGTCGACGTCGGCAGCACCGATCTGGACGGCCGTCGTCACCGCCGACCGCGCCCTGTACGAACGCGTGCTGACCCAGGGCGGCCCCGAGACCGTCGAGTTTCCCCTGTACTTTCCCGAACGCCGGATCGCGCTGCAGGGCGAGAGCACGCTGATCGGCAGGGGCAACCGGAAACAGGGGGTGAACCCCGAGATCGACCTGGGCATCCATCCGGTCGACCGGGGCGTCTCGTCGCAGCACGCGGTGCTGCGGATACACCAGTCCGTGCTGACCATCACCGACCTGGGATCGACCAACGGGACCTACCTCAACGGCGACAACCGTCTGGCAGAAGGCGAGGAGACACCGCTGGCCGATGGCGACCGCATCCACATCGGCGCGTGGACCACGATCCGGATCGTCCGGGGCTAGATGTCGTACTCCCAGCTTTCGGCTTCCCAGCCGTTGCGTGATGAGCGGGGCCGCGACCGGTTCTCGGCCCGGGTGTCGCTCTCGTCGGCGCCGCGGTAGCGGACCCGCGACACCGGATGGTGCGTGCCGCTGCCGTTGCCGTTGCTGGAATGGGGCTCGCGCGGCGGATAGTCGTCGTAGCGGCGGCGCCGCTCCGGGCGTTCGTAGGGGGTGCGCCGCTCCGGTGGCACCGCCTTGCGGGGTTCGCGCGTCGACGACGAGCGGGACCGCCTGCGGGGCGGATCGGCCGGCGGCGGCTGATCGGTCTGCCGGGGCGGGCGGGGCCTACGCGGACGGTCGACGACGGGTTCGATGAGCTCGGTCTCCGGCGGGCGGGTGTGCCGGGAACGCGACGGTGCGGTCCGCTTGGTGGTCCGCGGGGTGCGGGCGGTGCCCTGAGCTGACCTGGCGGTTTTGGTCGCTCGGGTGGGCCGGTCGATGGTGTGCTTGCGGCGCGGCTCCTCAGCGGCGCCGTCCTCGTCCACGTCACCCGTCAGCAGCGACGACATCTTCGATGTGACCGACGACACACGACCGGATTTCGCCTTGGCGGGCGTGGTGTCCTTGGCGTCCTTGGCGGTGGACTGCCCAGCACCGCGTCGCGACGACATCGCGTAATACCAGCGGCCCAGCCCGATGAGCAGCACGGCCGCGGAGGTGAAGAACATCAGCGGGAACCGCTCGATCAGCGGATAACCGCAGTTGATCGCCAGGTCTTTGAGGCCGCCCAGTTGTCCGCCGTGGAACAGGAAGTACGCCGTCGGCACCGCGACGAACAGGATGAGCGGCGGCTGGATGACGGCGGTGAAGATCCCGGACTGGCGCACGGCGAGCACGGCGAAAACGCAGCCCAGCACATACAGCGCCGCGAACACGAGGTCCAGCTCTTTGTTACCGGAGCCCGCGTCGTATGCGAAGCCGACGGCGGTCATGGTGACGGCGAACAGCACCGCACCCCACCACGGAACGCCCGGGACGTTGGGGTGTGCAGAGCGGTGATCGGCCGGCACCGCCGACCGCGCGCGCTGAGCTGACACAGGTAGACCGTACCGGCTGTGACCAAATGTAGCTGTCAGCGCGCTTCTGGCGTGCCCGTCACAGTCTCCTAGACTCTGGTGCCTGTGGGCCTGAACCTCGGAATCGTCGGCTTGCCGAATGTCGGTAAGTCGACCTTGTTCAATGCGCTGACGCGCAACAACGTGCTAGCCGCCAATTACCCGTTCGCGACGATCGAACCGAACGAGGGTGTGGTGCCGCTGCCTGACCCGCGGTTGGCCAAACTCGCCGAGATGTTCGACTCGGCGAAAATCGTGCCTGCGCCGGTGACGTTCGTCGATATCGCCGGGATCGTCAAAGGTGCGTCCGAGGGGG is a window of Mycobacterium sp. 3519A DNA encoding:
- a CDS encoding FHA domain-containing protein; this translates as MPTCVEGHTSKAADYCDVCGAPIGSAAAQPDSAPAAEAKACPSCGMPVTGRFCEACGHDSALPEPSAPSTSAAPIWTAVVTADRALYERVLTQGGPETVEFPLYFPERRIALQGESTLIGRGNRKQGVNPEIDLGIHPVDRGVSSQHAVLRIHQSVLTITDLGSTNGTYLNGDNRLAEGEETPLADGDRIHIGAWTTIRIVRG
- a CDS encoding DUF6542 domain-containing protein, which encodes MSAQRARSAVPADHRSAHPNVPGVPWWGAVLFAVTMTAVGFAYDAGSGNKELDLVFAALYVLGCVFAVLAVRQSGIFTAVIQPPLILFVAVPTAYFLFHGGQLGGLKDLAINCGYPLIERFPLMFFTSAAVLLIGLGRWYYAMSSRRGAGQSTAKDAKDTTPAKAKSGRVSSVTSKMSSLLTGDVDEDGAAEEPRRKHTIDRPTRATKTARSAQGTARTPRTTKRTAPSRSRHTRPPETELIEPVVDRPRRPRPPRQTDQPPPADPPRRRSRSSSTREPRKAVPPERRTPYERPERRRRYDDYPPREPHSSNGNGSGTHHPVSRVRYRGADESDTRAENRSRPRSSRNGWEAESWEYDI